One Mobula hypostoma chromosome 5, sMobHyp1.1, whole genome shotgun sequence DNA segment encodes these proteins:
- the LOC134346074 gene encoding uncharacterized protein LOC134346074 isoform X2, giving the protein MGREWALAEGCSGARRWRRRNIPPRAPGLNSASALVSMETGKPVSATVGKMSLCIWFSGFFAGISVAPGFALLLPTASGGEAESGDVLQWGYTTSASTHGKGRVDPGQVSNASSRPLPIGKLLDKPGNGRAFFPRKEDIYVKRRKVTWRFLNHEYELIILEHVSYSDIVSFNSYFRHRVKYDLKTGSLLLKNVQVEDSGLFEVKLNVLLFTNSIQFKYVRFHLEVQAHLQTPLIFQSPAYVLDRVQLSCIVQTGKVTGIQWLKDGVPIHNHSHYRVALDGFTLFIEDLKTSDCGFYTCSVNNDVSKAKISHFLTANGRISHCVR; this is encoded by the exons ATGGGACGGGAGTGGGCCCTGGCGGAGGGCTGCAGCGGGGCTCGGCGCTGGCGGCGCCGGAACATTCCGCCACGAGCGCCAGGTTTGAACTCGGCGTCTGCGCTGGTCTCCATGGAAACGGGCAAACCGGTCTCGGCCACGGTCGGCAAAATGAGTCTCTGTATTTGGTTCTCAG GGTTCTTTGCCGGTATCTCTGTGGCTCCTGGGTTTGCTCTGTTGCTGCCCACTGCTTCAGGAGGAGAAGCAGAAAGTGGAGATGTACTGCAGTGGGGGTATACTACTTCAGCTTCCACACACGGCAAGGGAAGAGTGGATCCTGGACAAGTGTCAAATGCAAGCAGCAGGCCTCTCCCTATTGGCAAGTTACTTGACAAGCCGGGGAACGGTAGAGCTTTCTTCCCCAGAAAGGAAGATATTT ATGTGAAGAGACGCAAGGTCACCTGGAGGTTTTTGAACCATGAGTACGAGTTGATCATCTTGGAGCACGTGTCTTATAGTGATATAGTCTCGTTCAATTCCTATTTCAGACACCGGGTCAAATATGATTTAAAAACTGGCTCCCTTTTACTGAAAAATGTGCAAGTGGAAGATAGTGGCCTGTTTGAAGTGAAATTAAATGTGCTCTTGTTCAccaactcaattcaattcaaatatgTCCGTTTTCACCTGGAAGTGCAGG ctcacttgcaaaccccactGATCTTCCAGAGCCCTGCCTACGTCTTGGATCGTGTTCAGCTGAGCTGCATTGTGCAAACTGGCAAAGTAACTGGCATTcaatggctgaaggatggtgtACCAATACACAACCATTCCCATTATAGAGTGGCATTGGATGGCTTTACGCTGTTCATCGAAGATTTGAAAACCTCAGACTGTGGCTTCTACACCTGCAGTGTAAACAATGATGTCAGCAAAGCAAAAATCTCTCACTTTCTTACTGCAAACGGTAGGATTTCACATTGTGTCAGGTGA
- the LOC134346074 gene encoding uncharacterized protein LOC134346074 isoform X1: MGREWALAEGCSGARRWRRRNIPPRAPGLNSASALVSMETGKPVSATVGKMSLCIWFSGFFAGISVAPGFALLLPTASGGEAESGDVLQWGYTTSASTHGKGRVDPGQVSNASSRPLPIGKLLDKPGNGRAFFPRKEDIYSVSWPEFYLRRPADSSVLFSILPDVKRRKVTWRFLNHEYELIILEHVSYSDIVSFNSYFRHRVKYDLKTGSLLLKNVQVEDSGLFEVKLNVLLFTNSIQFKYVRFHLEVQAHLQTPLIFQSPAYVLDRVQLSCIVQTGKVTGIQWLKDGVPIHNHSHYRVALDGFTLFIEDLKTSDCGFYTCSVNNDVSKAKISHFLTANGRISHCVR; encoded by the exons ATGGGACGGGAGTGGGCCCTGGCGGAGGGCTGCAGCGGGGCTCGGCGCTGGCGGCGCCGGAACATTCCGCCACGAGCGCCAGGTTTGAACTCGGCGTCTGCGCTGGTCTCCATGGAAACGGGCAAACCGGTCTCGGCCACGGTCGGCAAAATGAGTCTCTGTATTTGGTTCTCAG GGTTCTTTGCCGGTATCTCTGTGGCTCCTGGGTTTGCTCTGTTGCTGCCCACTGCTTCAGGAGGAGAAGCAGAAAGTGGAGATGTACTGCAGTGGGGGTATACTACTTCAGCTTCCACACACGGCAAGGGAAGAGTGGATCCTGGACAAGTGTCAAATGCAAGCAGCAGGCCTCTCCCTATTGGCAAGTTACTTGACAAGCCGGGGAACGGTAGAGCTTTCTTCCCCAGAAAGGAAGATATTT ATTCAGTTTCATGGCCAGAATTCTACCTGAGGCGCCCTGCTGATTCTTCTGTGCTGTTCTCCATTCTCCCAGATGTGAAGAGACGCAAGGTCACCTGGAGGTTTTTGAACCATGAGTACGAGTTGATCATCTTGGAGCACGTGTCTTATAGTGATATAGTCTCGTTCAATTCCTATTTCAGACACCGGGTCAAATATGATTTAAAAACTGGCTCCCTTTTACTGAAAAATGTGCAAGTGGAAGATAGTGGCCTGTTTGAAGTGAAATTAAATGTGCTCTTGTTCAccaactcaattcaattcaaatatgTCCGTTTTCACCTGGAAGTGCAGG ctcacttgcaaaccccactGATCTTCCAGAGCCCTGCCTACGTCTTGGATCGTGTTCAGCTGAGCTGCATTGTGCAAACTGGCAAAGTAACTGGCATTcaatggctgaaggatggtgtACCAATACACAACCATTCCCATTATAGAGTGGCATTGGATGGCTTTACGCTGTTCATCGAAGATTTGAAAACCTCAGACTGTGGCTTCTACACCTGCAGTGTAAACAATGATGTCAGCAAAGCAAAAATCTCTCACTTTCTTACTGCAAACGGTAGGATTTCACATTGTGTCAGGTGA